The following proteins are encoded in a genomic region of Hymenobacter siberiensis:
- a CDS encoding stage II sporulation protein M codes for MREALFLRQNQARWQQYETQSAANPDELAARFVALTDDLAYAQTFYPESPTTAYLNGLTGKLHQAIYKNKAEGRGRFGHFWVRELPLVVSRHQGVLAWTLLFFVLCTALGALSAAYDDTFVRSILGDGYVNQTLENIRRGDPMAIYKSDEETSMFLFITFNNIKVALTAFAMGITAGLGTGAALFYNGLMLGSFQYFFYKQHVLAASVLTIWIHGTLEISAIVLAGGAGFVMAKGILFPGTHGRAESFRHAAREGGKLALGLVPIFILAGFLESFVTRHTEMPVAASVAIIGGSAAFILWYFGWYPWRLRQQGAALAAPKS; via the coding sequence ATGCGCGAAGCCCTTTTTCTGCGGCAAAACCAGGCCCGGTGGCAGCAATACGAAACCCAGTCCGCCGCCAATCCCGACGAGCTGGCCGCCCGCTTCGTAGCCCTGACCGACGACCTGGCCTACGCCCAAACCTTCTACCCGGAGTCGCCCACCACGGCCTACCTCAACGGCCTCACCGGCAAGCTGCACCAAGCCATTTATAAGAACAAAGCCGAGGGCCGGGGCCGTTTCGGGCATTTCTGGGTGCGCGAGCTGCCCTTGGTGGTGAGCCGCCACCAGGGCGTGCTGGCCTGGACGCTGCTGTTTTTTGTGCTGTGCACGGCCCTGGGCGCGCTTTCGGCGGCGTACGACGACACCTTTGTGCGCAGCATTCTGGGCGATGGCTACGTGAACCAAACGCTGGAAAACATCCGCCGGGGCGACCCGATGGCCATTTACAAGAGCGACGAGGAAACGTCGATGTTTCTCTTTATCACCTTCAACAACATCAAGGTGGCGCTCACGGCCTTTGCAATGGGCATCACGGCGGGGCTGGGCACGGGCGCGGCGCTGTTCTACAACGGCCTGATGCTGGGCTCGTTCCAGTATTTTTTCTACAAGCAGCACGTCTTGGCGGCCTCGGTGCTTACCATCTGGATTCACGGCACGCTGGAGATTTCGGCCATTGTGCTGGCCGGCGGCGCGGGGTTTGTGATGGCGAAGGGCATCCTGTTTCCGGGCACTCACGGCCGGGCCGAGTCGTTCCGGCACGCGGCCCGCGAGGGCGGTAAGCTGGCGCTGGGGCTGGTGCCCATTTTCATCCTGGCCGGCTTTCTGGAGAGCTTCGTGACGCGCCACACCGAGATGCCGGTGGCGGCCAGCGTGGCCATTATCGGCGGCTCAGCGGCATTCATTCTGTGGTATTTCGGGTGGTACCCGTGGCGGCTGCGGCAGCAGGGCGCGGCGCTGGCCGCACCTAAATCCTGA
- a CDS encoding DUF4129 domain-containing protein: protein MSAFSSWFRVLLLLLVLTAPARAALPDAPERPAAAQPLPPDTGPAPRLRRPDAARLQELRGQREFQYLEPTTRAEQSAWSLFWARVWQTIIEWLNSRSYGHFWRWVFYALFLGAGVFVVLKLLQIDFTAMLGRSPRRVPLAYDTAAENIHEVDFTTRLAEAEAAGNWRLAVRLSYLQLLKTMSDRGLINWQPDKTNHTYLAELPPTGTLRADFREITRQFEFVWYGELALSALLYERVRAGHRAFQTLVAGGSAARRAA, encoded by the coding sequence GTGTCTGCTTTCTCATCCTGGTTTCGGGTCTTGCTGCTGCTGTTGGTGCTGACTGCGCCGGCCCGGGCCGCCCTGCCCGATGCTCCGGAACGGCCCGCTGCCGCCCAGCCGCTGCCACCCGATACCGGCCCGGCCCCGCGCCTGCGCCGCCCCGATGCCGCCCGCCTGCAGGAGCTGCGCGGGCAGCGCGAGTTTCAGTACCTTGAGCCCACGACCCGCGCCGAGCAAAGCGCCTGGAGCCTGTTTTGGGCGCGGGTGTGGCAGACGATTATTGAGTGGCTGAACAGCCGTAGCTACGGCCACTTCTGGCGCTGGGTGTTTTATGCGCTGTTTTTAGGGGCGGGCGTATTTGTGGTACTCAAGCTTTTGCAAATCGACTTCACGGCCATGTTGGGCCGCTCGCCCCGCCGCGTGCCGCTGGCCTACGACACCGCCGCCGAAAATATTCACGAAGTGGACTTTACCACCCGACTGGCCGAGGCGGAGGCGGCCGGCAACTGGCGGCTGGCCGTGCGCCTGAGCTACCTGCAGCTGCTGAAAACCATGTCGGACCGTGGCCTCATCAACTGGCAGCCCGATAAAACCAACCACACCTACCTGGCCGAATTGCCACCGACCGGAACGCTACGGGCCGATTTCCGGGAAATAACCCGGCAGTTTGAGTTTGTGTGGTACGGCGAGCTGGCCCTGTCGGCACTCCTATACGAGCGGGTGCGGGCCGGGCACCGCGCCTTCCAAACGCTGGTGGCCGGCGGCAGTGCCGCCCGGCGCGCCGCCTGA
- a CDS encoding DUF4350 domain-containing protein yields the protein MTSNFRWYLLGLLALFGAYVALEYYRPKPVDWRPTLINKDKIPYGTYVLYDQLPRLLGTDSVEATRLPIYNQLTGVALEVTDALAETQSRTITTEARPEPAPDSATTTESDSTTSESDSSTSDSTSENDSGDTATASADTPATSEEVTDADETTPPDSPAQTENSADEDEDIPQHDLVAKHLRHVRANYLFVNTEFAAEKADAYALLRFIASGNDLFIVAENFGDSTSALLDTLGIRTRVVKLPTHAGPHGLPVPDSVTVRFTNPALAGPRYRLPGGDANVRFVVDSGRVGRALATDAQGRPVFVRLDYGRGHVYLCTVPIAFTNQFVLRPATSQFAATALSYLTARLTWWDEYQKQGRLGNQSLLRLVSSHEALNTAWYLLIIGGLLFVLVEARRRQRIIPTIKPLPNTTLLFTRTVASLYRQGSSHALIAEKKVGLFMDYLRTRFQESSPDFGDENFRERLSQKSGLTRPRVDELLRLVNFARTAPRMNDQQLLQLSRALTDFKREARR from the coding sequence ATGACCTCGAATTTCCGCTGGTATCTGCTGGGTTTGCTGGCCCTGTTTGGGGCCTACGTGGCGCTGGAATACTACCGGCCCAAACCGGTGGACTGGCGCCCCACGCTCATCAACAAGGACAAAATCCCCTACGGCACCTATGTGCTGTACGACCAGCTGCCACGCCTGCTCGGCACCGATTCCGTTGAAGCCACGCGCCTGCCCATCTACAACCAACTCACCGGCGTGGCCCTGGAAGTGACCGATGCGCTGGCCGAAACACAGTCGCGCACCATTACCACCGAAGCCCGCCCGGAGCCCGCGCCCGACTCGGCCACAACTACTGAATCCGATTCAACCACTTCCGAATCAGATTCTTCTACATCAGATTCAACTTCTGAAAATGATTCCGGCGATACGGCAACGGCCTCGGCCGACACGCCGGCTACTTCGGAGGAAGTCACGGATGCCGACGAAACCACGCCACCGGATAGCCCCGCCCAAACCGAGAACTCAGCCGATGAGGACGAGGATATACCGCAACACGATTTGGTGGCCAAACACCTGCGCCACGTCCGCGCCAACTACCTGTTTGTGAACACTGAATTCGCAGCGGAAAAGGCCGACGCGTACGCCCTGCTGCGCTTCATCGCCAGCGGCAACGACTTGTTCATCGTGGCCGAGAACTTTGGCGATTCCACCAGCGCGCTACTCGATACGCTGGGCATCCGCACGCGCGTGGTGAAGCTGCCCACCCACGCCGGCCCGCATGGCCTACCCGTGCCCGACTCGGTAACGGTGCGCTTTACCAACCCCGCCCTGGCCGGGCCGCGCTACCGCCTGCCCGGCGGCGATGCCAACGTGCGCTTCGTGGTGGATTCAGGCCGCGTGGGCCGCGCCCTGGCCACCGATGCGCAGGGCCGCCCCGTGTTCGTGCGCCTCGACTACGGCCGGGGCCATGTGTACCTGTGCACGGTGCCCATTGCCTTCACCAACCAGTTTGTGCTGCGGCCGGCCACCAGCCAGTTCGCGGCCACGGCCCTCTCCTACCTGACCGCCCGCCTCACGTGGTGGGACGAGTACCAGAAGCAGGGCCGCTTGGGCAACCAGTCGTTGCTGCGCCTCGTGAGCAGCCACGAAGCGCTGAACACGGCCTGGTACCTGCTCATTATCGGCGGGCTACTGTTTGTACTGGTGGAGGCGCGGCGCCGGCAGCGTATCATCCCCACCATCAAGCCTTTGCCCAATACCACGCTGCTGTTTACGCGCACGGTGGCCAGCCTCTACCGTCAGGGCAGTAGCCATGCGCTGATTGCGGAAAAAAAAGTGGGACTGTTTATGGATTACCTACGTACCCGCTTCCAGGAATCGAGCCCGGATTTTGGCGATGAGAATTTTCGGGAGCGGCTCAGCCAGAAATCCGGCCTCACCCGGCCCCGCGTCGATGAGCTGCTACGGCTGGTGAACTTCGCCCGCACAGCCCCGCGGATGAACGACCAGCAGCTGCTGCAATTGAGCCGGGCACTGACTGACTTTAAGCGCGAAGCCCGCCGCTAA
- a CDS encoding AAA family ATPase → MEPENLDLTPLLPAPAPFELTPAPEPENVFAPRTDFARLTAQTVAIRDEIGKIIVGQTDLLELLLTAVLADGHVLLEGVPGVAKTLMAKLLARTLAVPFSRIQFTPDLMPSDVLGTSVFRQNKADFEFRPGPIFASVVLIDEINRAPAKTQSALFEVMEERTVTQDGTTYAMQEPFLVLATQNPIEQEGTYRLPEAQLDRFLFKLHVDYPTLAEEVQILTGHHGGQGSTNLEAVQPILSAADLAQLRQQVRQQRVEANILEYIAKLVGQTRAHKSLYLGASPRASLALLNGAKALAALRGRDFVTPEDVQFLAPSVLRHRIMLTPEREMEGGTPDEVVKQIIQSVEVPR, encoded by the coding sequence ATGGAACCCGAAAACCTCGACCTGACGCCCCTGTTGCCCGCCCCGGCACCCTTCGAACTGACTCCGGCTCCCGAACCGGAAAACGTCTTTGCCCCGCGCACCGACTTCGCCCGCCTCACGGCCCAGACGGTCGCCATTCGCGATGAAATCGGCAAAATCATCGTCGGCCAGACCGACTTGTTGGAACTGCTGCTCACCGCCGTACTGGCCGACGGCCACGTATTGCTCGAAGGCGTACCGGGCGTAGCCAAAACCCTAATGGCCAAGCTACTGGCCCGCACGCTGGCCGTGCCATTCAGCCGCATCCAGTTCACCCCCGATTTGATGCCTTCCGACGTGCTCGGCACCTCGGTGTTCCGGCAGAACAAGGCCGATTTCGAGTTTCGCCCCGGTCCCATTTTCGCCAGCGTAGTGCTGATTGACGAAATCAACCGCGCGCCCGCTAAGACGCAATCCGCTCTGTTTGAGGTGATGGAGGAGCGTACCGTGACACAGGACGGCACCACCTACGCCATGCAGGAGCCCTTCCTGGTGCTGGCCACCCAAAACCCCATCGAGCAGGAAGGCACTTACCGCCTGCCCGAAGCCCAACTCGACCGCTTCCTCTTCAAGCTGCACGTGGACTACCCCACGCTGGCCGAAGAAGTGCAGATTCTGACCGGCCACCACGGCGGCCAGGGCAGCACCAACCTGGAGGCCGTGCAGCCAATCCTCTCGGCCGCCGACCTGGCCCAGCTGCGCCAGCAAGTGCGCCAGCAGCGCGTGGAGGCCAATATTCTGGAGTACATCGCCAAACTAGTGGGCCAGACGCGGGCGCACAAGTCGCTGTACCTGGGTGCCTCGCCCCGCGCTTCGCTGGCCCTGCTCAACGGCGCGAAAGCCCTGGCCGCCCTGCGCGGCCGCGACTTTGTGACGCCCGAAGACGTGCAGTTTCTGGCCCCCAGCGTGTTGCGCCACCGCATCATGCTCACGCCCGAGCGCGAGATGGAAGGCGGCACGCCCGATGAAGTGGTGAAGCAGATTATCCAGAGCGTGGAAGTTCCACGGTAG
- a CDS encoding NADAR family protein: protein MTYSTEWLLNQLEQDARVKYLFFWGNQPSKDDTITKACLSQWWLADFVVAGITYRSTEHWMMAEKARLFNDDNILAEILAAKSPAEAKKLGREIQDFEPETWEAHKVEIVLAGNLHKFGQHPNLAKFLLSTNDRVLVEASPVDNIWGIGLSADAADAKNPARWQGPNLLGFALMEVRDQLRNS, encoded by the coding sequence ATGACTTACTCTACCGAGTGGCTGCTTAACCAGCTGGAGCAGGATGCCCGAGTCAAGTACCTGTTTTTCTGGGGCAACCAGCCCAGTAAGGACGACACCATCACCAAAGCCTGCCTGAGCCAATGGTGGCTGGCCGATTTTGTGGTGGCCGGCATCACCTACCGCTCAACCGAGCATTGGATGATGGCCGAAAAGGCGCGGCTGTTTAATGATGACAACATACTAGCCGAAATTCTGGCCGCCAAAAGCCCGGCCGAAGCCAAGAAGCTGGGCCGTGAAATTCAGGATTTCGAGCCCGAAACATGGGAAGCGCACAAGGTTGAAATCGTGCTGGCCGGCAACCTGCACAAGTTTGGGCAGCATCCGAATCTGGCGAAATTCTTACTCTCCACCAACGACCGTGTGCTGGTTGAAGCCAGCCCGGTGGATAATATCTGGGGCATCGGGCTGTCGGCCGACGCCGCCGATGCCAAAAACCCCGCCCGCTGGCAAGGCCCTAATCTGCTGGGCTTTGCACTTATGGAAGTCCGGGACCAACTGCGTAACTCATGA
- a CDS encoding DUF58 domain-containing protein, translating to MSLFLTSRFFQTLAALTAGFTAAFFLPWLLGPMKIALGLFVVLALLDALLLYAPARGQTAPVFGRRVLGDKLANGSDNDVQIYLENRYRFAIQTETIDEIPHQFQRRDVLFKTAIRPGETQIIDYQLRPTKRGEYAFGALNIYAASPLGLVRRRFRYAQGKVVPVYPSFLQMRQYELLAIHNRLTEVGVKRIRRVGHSMEFEQIRPYVPGDDPRSMNWKATARRAGTGAADALVVNHFQDERAQQVYCLIDKGRVMRMPFDGLSLLDYAINATLVVSNIALLKHDKAGLLTFSNRPGAALAADRRPGHLLKLLEILYRQKTKYLETDFELLYATVRARIKQRSLLILFTNFETLHGMQRQLPYLRRLAKDHLLLVVFFENTELRAFLETPAATAEDVYNQTIAEKFAQEKRQIVLELQRYGIYSLLTAPKDLTANTINKYLEFKARGLI from the coding sequence ATGAGCCTTTTTCTTACGTCGCGCTTCTTTCAAACCCTGGCGGCCCTCACGGCCGGCTTCACAGCGGCCTTCTTCCTGCCCTGGCTGCTGGGGCCGATGAAAATCGCCCTCGGCCTCTTCGTGGTGCTGGCGCTGCTTGATGCGCTATTGCTTTACGCGCCCGCCAGGGGCCAGACCGCGCCGGTATTTGGGCGGCGGGTGCTGGGCGATAAGCTGGCCAACGGCTCGGACAACGACGTGCAGATTTACCTCGAAAACCGCTACCGCTTTGCCATCCAAACCGAGACGATTGACGAGATTCCGCACCAGTTTCAGCGGCGCGACGTGCTGTTTAAAACGGCCATCCGGCCCGGCGAAACCCAGATTATCGACTACCAGCTGCGGCCCACCAAGCGCGGCGAATACGCGTTTGGGGCGCTGAATATTTACGCGGCCTCACCGCTGGGGCTGGTGCGGCGGCGGTTCCGCTACGCGCAGGGCAAGGTGGTGCCCGTGTATCCCTCCTTCCTGCAAATGCGGCAGTACGAGTTGCTGGCCATCCACAACCGCCTCACGGAGGTGGGCGTGAAGCGCATCCGGCGGGTGGGCCACAGCATGGAGTTTGAGCAAATCCGGCCCTACGTGCCCGGCGACGACCCACGCAGCATGAACTGGAAAGCCACTGCCCGCCGCGCCGGCACCGGCGCCGCTGATGCACTGGTAGTAAATCACTTCCAGGACGAGCGCGCCCAGCAAGTATACTGCCTCATTGACAAAGGCCGGGTGATGCGAATGCCGTTCGACGGCCTGAGTCTGCTCGACTATGCCATTAATGCTACGCTGGTAGTCAGCAACATTGCCCTGCTCAAGCACGACAAGGCCGGCCTGCTCACCTTCTCGAACCGCCCTGGAGCCGCCTTGGCCGCCGACCGCCGCCCCGGCCACCTGCTGAAGCTGCTCGAAATCCTCTACCGCCAGAAAACCAAGTACCTCGAAACCGATTTCGAGCTGCTGTACGCCACGGTGCGGGCGCGCATCAAGCAACGCAGCCTGCTCATTCTGTTTACCAATTTCGAGACGCTGCACGGCATGCAGCGCCAGCTGCCCTACCTGCGCCGACTGGCCAAAGACCACTTGCTGCTGGTGGTGTTCTTCGAAAACACCGAGCTGCGCGCCTTCCTCGAAACCCCGGCCGCCACTGCGGAGGACGTTTACAACCAGACCATCGCCGAGAAATTTGCCCAGGAGAAGCGCCAGATTGTGCTCGAATTGCAGCGCTATGGCATCTATTCGCTGCTCACCGCGCCCAAGGATTTGACGGCGAACACCATCAATAAATACCTGGAATTCAAAGCCCGGGGACTGATATAG
- a CDS encoding beta-N-acetylhexosaminidase encodes MMRFWSCLGALLALFSHISRAQSRPSLLPLPAEMHWGQGRLNLRTPLKLQLNTSPDPAVAAAARRMLARLQGPAEPAKGPVLQIRYGRTGLPEKLDEERYSLRVTPVGVSIDAPTSLGVLRALATLEQLPITEKKQRYLPEVDIQDQPRFAWRGLLIDAARHFMPVAVIKRNLDGMAAVKLNVLHWHLTDDQGFRIESKVFPRLQTVGSTDGLYYTQAEVREVVAYAAARGIRVVPELDMPSHTTSWIVAYPRLASNDSVYAPYQKWRTTNVAIDPTRETTYTFLDSLLTEMTGLFPDPYFHAGGDENDGRNWRRTPHIVAYMKANKMVKDDGKTVDKHQLQTYFNRRVLALLQQRGKTMIGWDEILGPDLPKEVVIQSWRGKKGLSDAARLGHPVLLSNGYYLDLNYSAASSYLTDPLPADTPLTPAEQRLVLGGEAAMWAEFADSTVLDSRIWPRAAAVAERLWSAQAATQDVADMYRRLNLLSPQLETLGLRHRRAPELLLRQMAGTTSMLPLRTLAEVIEPVKEYKRHFQGYDYTTASVLNRLADAAPAESEVARQFAVLVDSVVAFKPTSPNWLPASLRQLARLQTQAVRWQANDILLQPLLATNPSLTEYGPLSTRLAAVATVVLERLTQLQTDQSPSLAWLAATRATLDAAQAPAGQAELAVVKAARKLAGL; translated from the coding sequence ATGATGAGATTCTGGAGTTGTCTTGGTGCCTTGCTGGCACTTTTTAGCCATATTTCGCGGGCCCAGTCCCGCCCCAGCCTCCTGCCCCTACCGGCCGAGATGCACTGGGGCCAGGGCCGCCTGAACCTGAGAACACCGCTAAAATTGCAGCTCAATACCTCGCCCGACCCGGCGGTAGCGGCGGCGGCCCGCCGCATGCTGGCCCGGCTGCAAGGCCCGGCCGAACCAGCCAAAGGGCCGGTGCTGCAAATCCGCTACGGCCGCACGGGCCTGCCCGAGAAGCTTGATGAAGAGCGGTATAGCCTGCGCGTGACCCCGGTGGGCGTAAGCATCGACGCCCCCACCAGCCTGGGTGTGCTGCGGGCACTGGCCACGCTGGAGCAGCTGCCCATTACCGAGAAAAAGCAGCGCTACCTGCCCGAAGTAGATATTCAGGACCAGCCACGCTTTGCCTGGCGCGGCCTGCTGATTGACGCGGCGCGGCACTTCATGCCGGTGGCCGTCATCAAGCGCAACCTCGACGGCATGGCCGCCGTTAAGCTAAACGTGCTGCACTGGCATCTCACGGACGACCAGGGCTTTCGCATCGAGAGCAAAGTTTTTCCGCGCCTGCAGACCGTGGGGAGTACCGACGGGCTGTACTACACCCAGGCCGAGGTGCGCGAGGTGGTGGCCTACGCGGCAGCGCGGGGCATCCGGGTGGTGCCGGAGCTCGACATGCCCAGCCACACCACCAGCTGGATTGTGGCCTACCCGCGCCTGGCCTCCAACGACTCGGTTTATGCCCCTTACCAGAAGTGGCGCACCACCAACGTGGCCATCGACCCCACCCGCGAAACCACCTATACCTTCCTCGATTCGCTGCTGACCGAGATGACGGGCCTCTTTCCGGACCCCTACTTCCACGCCGGCGGCGACGAGAACGATGGCCGCAACTGGCGGCGTACCCCGCACATCGTGGCGTACATGAAGGCGAACAAAATGGTGAAGGACGACGGCAAAACCGTGGACAAGCATCAGCTGCAAACCTATTTCAACCGCCGGGTGCTGGCCCTGCTGCAACAGCGCGGCAAAACCATGATTGGCTGGGATGAAATCCTGGGGCCCGACTTGCCCAAAGAAGTCGTCATCCAGAGCTGGCGCGGCAAAAAAGGCCTGAGCGATGCCGCCAGGCTGGGCCATCCAGTGCTGCTTTCAAACGGCTATTATCTCGACCTGAACTACAGCGCGGCCAGCTCCTACCTCACCGACCCGCTGCCGGCCGACACGCCCCTCACGCCCGCCGAGCAGAGGCTGGTGCTGGGCGGCGAGGCCGCCATGTGGGCCGAATTCGCCGACTCGACGGTGCTCGACTCGCGCATCTGGCCCCGGGCGGCAGCCGTGGCCGAGCGGCTGTGGTCGGCCCAGGCAGCCACCCAGGACGTAGCCGATATGTACCGCCGGCTCAACCTGCTTTCGCCGCAGCTTGAAACGCTGGGCCTGCGCCACCGCCGCGCGCCCGAGCTGCTGCTCAGGCAAATGGCCGGCACTACCAGCATGTTACCGTTGCGCACCCTGGCCGAGGTAATTGAGCCGGTGAAGGAATACAAGCGCCATTTTCAGGGCTATGACTACACCACCGCCAGCGTTCTGAACCGCCTGGCCGATGCCGCCCCGGCCGAGTCGGAAGTAGCCCGCCAGTTTGCCGTGCTGGTAGATAGCGTGGTGGCTTTCAAGCCCACTTCCCCCAACTGGCTACCTGCCTCGCTGCGCCAGTTGGCTCGATTACAGACCCAGGCCGTGCGCTGGCAGGCCAACGACATCCTGCTCCAACCCCTGCTGGCCACCAATCCCAGCCTGACCGAATACGGCCCGCTCTCCACCCGCCTCGCCGCCGTGGCGACGGTGGTGCTGGAGCGCCTCACGCAGCTACAAACCGACCAGTCGCCCTCGCTGGCCTGGCTGGCCGCCACCCGCGCCACCCTTGATGCCGCGCAGGCCCCCGCCGGCCAGGCCGAGTTGGCCGTGGTGAAGGCGGCCCGCAAGCTGGCGGGACTGTAG
- a CDS encoding 3'-5' exonuclease, which yields MQADITRALANLDFTAIDFETANERRDSACAVGVVRVRGGQIVETYATLLRPRVLRMDWRNQQVHGISEAELHHAPSLADVWPQLLPYLHQQPVAAHNSAFDVSVLEYSCRDFGLPIPAFHALCSVKLAKLCWPHFERHKLDHVAGQFGIALNHHDALSDARACAEITVRAFRSGTALPLCFKQRELTAGLAARAAKQVAKAGVEGRW from the coding sequence ATGCAAGCTGACATTACCCGGGCCCTGGCCAACCTCGACTTCACGGCCATCGACTTCGAAACCGCCAACGAGCGCCGCGACAGCGCCTGCGCCGTGGGCGTGGTGCGGGTGCGCGGCGGCCAGATTGTGGAAACCTACGCCACCCTGCTGCGCCCCCGCGTGCTGCGCATGGACTGGCGCAACCAGCAGGTGCACGGCATTTCGGAAGCCGAGCTGCACCACGCCCCCAGCCTGGCCGACGTGTGGCCCCAGCTCCTGCCCTACCTGCACCAGCAGCCCGTAGCGGCCCACAACTCGGCCTTCGACGTGAGCGTGCTCGAATACAGCTGCCGCGATTTCGGCCTGCCCATTCCCGCCTTCCACGCCCTATGCTCGGTGAAGCTGGCCAAACTGTGCTGGCCCCATTTCGAGCGCCACAAGCTCGACCATGTAGCCGGGCAGTTTGGCATCGCCCTCAACCACCACGATGCGCTGAGTGACGCCCGCGCCTGCGCCGAAATCACGGTGCGCGCCTTCCGCTCGGGCACGGCCTTGCCGCTGTGCTTCAAGCAGCGCGAGCTCACCGCCGGGCTGGCGGCCCGGGCGGCCAAACAGGTAGCGAAAGCAGGGGTTGAAGGACGTTGGTAA
- a CDS encoding PIN domain-containing protein: MVVVGELEAFALKADWGYQKVNFMQSLFAYHPLLEISRIFTTAYARIDAYSQGKLELEPLPAGMSARNMGKNDLWIAATALYFGVELHTTDKDFDHLGPLGLKVVRG, encoded by the coding sequence ATGGTTGTGGTTGGCGAACTCGAAGCCTTTGCGCTAAAAGCTGATTGGGGCTACCAGAAAGTCAATTTCATGCAAAGCCTGTTTGCTTACCATCCGCTATTGGAAATATCGCGCATTTTCACAACCGCTTACGCCCGCATCGATGCCTATAGCCAGGGCAAGCTGGAGTTGGAACCGCTGCCCGCCGGCATGTCGGCCCGCAACATGGGCAAAAATGACCTTTGGATTGCCGCCACGGCCCTTTATTTTGGCGTGGAACTACACACTACGGATAAGGATTTTGACCACCTCGGCCCGCTGGGCCTGAAGGTGGTGCGCGGCTAA